A window from Gossypium raimondii isolate GPD5lz chromosome 7, ASM2569854v1, whole genome shotgun sequence encodes these proteins:
- the LOC105763341 gene encoding uncharacterized protein LOC105763341, producing the protein MVGEHRDYLSNVISALVAEKLVHKGCEAYLTYILGMSVSGSNLEGSRTMREFPDIFLEELLRLLPEREVEFGIDLLPGTTPVSIAPYCCLNPRTINIQILREKKLYVKLSKCKSWLQDVMFLGHMVSTEADYYRRFVEGFSLITAPMTKLLRKSAPFKWTEEQQASFEKLKSVLTRVPVLIQPEIGKDYVVYSDVSHIDLGCVLMEDGKVAAYALRQLKSHECNYLAHKIKLAIMVFSLTIWRHYLDKLRVASNRQKSYVDLKRKDIESNVKGQVFLKVSSWKKVLRVGRKGRLSPRFIGPYRILKSIGPMAYKLELPPKLDRIHDVFRISMLRRY; encoded by the exons ATGGTTGGTGAGCATAGAGATTActtgtctaatgtgatctccGCTTTAGTAGCTGAAAAGTTAGTTCATAAGGGATGTGAAGCTTACCTGACTTATATTCTGGGCATGAGTGTTAGTGGATCAAATTTGGAAGGTAGTCGTACTATGAGAGAGTTTCCCGACATCTTTCTGGAAGAGCTACTTAGATTACTTCCAGAGCGAGAGGTTGAATTTGGGATAGATTTGCTGCCTGGGACTACTCCGGTGTCCATTGCTCCTTACTGCTG TTTGAATCCAAGAACGATCAACATTCAGATCCTCCGTGAGAAGAAGCTTTATGTTAAGTTGAGTAAGTGCAAATCTTGGCTTCAAGATGTGATGTTTTTGGGGCACATGGTGTCTACTGAAG CTGATTATTATCGAAGGTTTGTGGAAGGATTTTCATTGATTACGGCTCCTATGACTAAGCTGTTGAGGAAGAGTGCTCCTTTCAAGTGGACTGAGGAGCAGCAAGCTAGTTTTGAGAAGCTTAAGTCTGTGTTGACTCGAGTACCAGTTCTGATTCAGCCCGAGATTGGGAAAGATTATGTGGTTTATAGTGACGTGTCCCATATTGATCTTGGTTGTGTGCTGATGGAAGATGGCAAGGTTGCGGCCTATGCATTGAGGCAGCTTAAATCGCACGAGTGCAATTATCTCGCTCACAAAATTAAGCTGGCAATTATGGTTTTTTCCCTTACAATTTGGAGACACTATCTG GACAAATTGAGAGTGGCATCGAATCGACAAAAATCCTATGTAGATTTGAAGAGGAAGGATATAGAGTCCAATGTCAAGGGTCAGGTATTCCTTAAGGTATCGTCATGGAAGAAGGTTCTAAGAGTTGGTCGGAAGGGCAGGCTGAGCCCAAGGTTTATTGGACCTTATAGGATCCTTAAGAGTATTGGACCAATGGCTTATAAGTTGGAGTTACCTCCGAAACTGGACCGGATCCATGATGTGTTCCGCATCTCTATGTTGAGGCGATACTGA